The following are from one region of the Mus caroli chromosome 13, CAROLI_EIJ_v1.1, whole genome shotgun sequence genome:
- the LOC110308012 gene encoding aldo-keto reductase family 1 member C18, whose amino-acid sequence MSEQWLRMNSKIQKIELNDGHSIPVLGFGTYATEEHLKKKSMESTKIAIDVGFCHIDCSHLYQNEEEIGQAILSKIEDGTVKREEIFYTSKLWSTFHRPELVRPSLENSLRKLNLDYVDLYLIHFPVSLKPGDELLPQDEHGNLKFDTVDLCDTWEAMEKCKDAGLAKSIGVSNFNRRQLEMILNKPGLKYKPVCNQIECHLYLNQSKLLAYCKMNDIILVAYGALGTQRYKYCINEDTPVLLDDPVLCAMAKKYKRTPALIALRYQLDRGIVVLAKSFNEERIRENMQVFDFQLASDDMEILDGLDRNLRYFPADMFKAHPNFPFFDEY is encoded by the exons ATGTCAGAGCAGTGGCTGAGAATGAATTCCAAAATTCAGAAGATAGAATTAAATGATGGTCACTCCATTCCTGTCCTGGGCTTTGGCACCTATGCAACTGAAGAG caTCTCAAGAAAAAGTCTATGGAGTCCACCAAAATAGCTATAGATGTTGGGTTCTGCCATATTGATTGTTCTCACTTGTACCAGAATGAGGAAGAGATAGGCCAGGCCATTCTAAGCAAGATTGAAGATGGCACTGTGAAAAGGGAAGAGATATTCTATACTTCCAAG CTTTGGTCAACTTTCCATCGTCCAGAGTTGGTCAGACCCAGCTTGGAAAATTCCCTGAGGAAACTTAATTTGGACTATGTAGACCTCTATCTCATTCATTTCCCAGTGTCTCTGAAG CCAGGGGATGAGCTTTTACCTCAAGATGAGCATGGAAACTTAAAATTTGAcacagtggatctctgtgacacaTGGGAG GCCATGGAGAAGTGTAAGGATGCAGGGCTGGCCAAGTCCATCGGGGTGTCTAACTTTAACCGTAGACAACTGGAGATGATCCTGAACAAGCCAGGGCTCAAGTACAAGCCTGTGTGCAACCAG ATAGAATGCCATCTTTATCTCAACCAGAGCAAGCTGCTGGCCTACTGCAAGATGAATGACATCATTCTGGTTGCCTATGGTGCCCTGGGAACTCAAAGATACAAATACTG TATAAATGAGGATACCCCAGTTCTCTTGGATGATCCAGTTCTTTGTGCCATGGCAAAGAAGTACAAGCGGACTCCAGCCCTGATTGCCCTTCGCTACCAGCTGGACCGTGGGATTGTGGTCCTAGCCAAGAGTTTCAATGAGGAGAGAATCAGAGAAAACATGCAG GTTTTTGATTTCCAATTGGCTTCAGATGACATGGAAATTTTAGATGGCCTGGACAGAAATCTTCGGTACTTTCCTGCTGATAT